In Bacteroidales bacterium, the sequence TTTACAACCATTTCATTTTGAGTGGCATATATGGTAAGCCCTGTCGTATGTGCATTAATTAAAATAGGAAAATCATGTGTTTGATCCGGGTCAATATAAGCATAGCGGTGGGTATGGCCACACAACATGGCTGTAATACCTGCATTATCCAGGATAGGAAGAAATTTCTTTTTCACATCGAGAGGTCCATGCCAATCCGATCCAAGCGGAGGGATATGGATCACCACAATCCGGTATTTAGCTGTTTTGAATAATTCGTTTTCCAATTCTTTTTTCAACCACTCTTGCTGTTCCGTACGATAGGCATCAAACTGGGCAAGGCCGGAATATTCAATATCCGAATCCGGTTTATCTTCCCCGGCATCCAGGACAATAAAATGAACAGGTCCCTGACGGAATGAATAATACAGTTTTCCGGTATTGGTAGGAAAATATTCAGGGAAATAGACACTGAATTTTCCGCGCGTTTCATGGTTTCCACGTGCAAAAAAAACAGGAACTTCGCTTGCAAAGAGCTTTACAGCATCATCCATGAAGCCGGAAAAAAACTGTTGTTCATCATTCATGGATGACACCATATCTCCATTCAATATCACCATATCAGTTTTCCCGTACTTAACGTCTTTTGTCAATGCCTGCAGGTCATCTACACGACTGTGTATATCATTGATCACAACAAAAGATATATCTTGCTTGTTATGATCGAGCGTTGTAAAACAAAACGGCTTGCGTGAATAAACGTTCGAAGAGACGACATTGCCGTATAGTACCTTGTGTTGTCCTTCATAACTCAATACTTCTTTCGAAAATATGCGGTAACGGTATTCAGTTCCTTTTTCCAACCCGGAAATGGTTATTTTGTGTAATTGTCCCACTACACGGTTACCATTACTTGTCTGATAATATGGAGAACGTTCTTCCGAATAAAAACTTTCACTTCCCGAAGGTGCCAGCTCAACCCATGATACAGCATTTTTATCAGTAGTCCATACAATCGTGACCTCATTTTCCCCAACGGCCTGCAGGTAAGGACCATGAGTGATCTTTATACCTTGGGAAATAGCTGATATAGGAAGGACTACGAAAAGAATAATAAGAAAACTATTTTTCATCTGTTAAAATTTTTAAAGTCGGATGTATTTTCACATCCAGATCTATTCATTAGTTGATTTTAAAGTATCTTATTTTAAAGATAACAACCGGTCGGTAAATCTGCTTTGGAACACTTCATAAAAAAGACTTTCCAATCCGGATGACAAACCAATATTTTTGGCCTCTTCAACGACAACTCCCGATTCGTAAGCAATTTTATTGATATTTCCGTAAGTATCCATGTAATACCAGTTTCCTTGTTGTAACCTGTCATCCCAATGACCATACAGCTTTAACTGCCAGTTCTGATAAGGATTCTGCTGATCTTCTTTTTTTTCTAGTAATTTCTTATCAATACCACATACCCAATTGGTAATCAAATCCAGACTCCCTACTGTTTTGTCACCCCTAAATCCTTTGATATCGTCTTTGGAAATCATTTCAAGATATTTGTCAAGCAAAGTACCTGCAATCGGTATATAGCTCCAATGCCATTTTTCTTCACAATATCCAACCGGCCTGTTCTCATCCTGAATCGTATAGGGTTGGTAAAAGCCATATAAATGAGCATTTTCTTTCAACCAATTATATACCATTTGTCCCTTTTCTGTCTCAAAATATTCAGTTTTGATACTGTTTAAATCGATATCCGTTCCCCAATGATGACGTGATGTCCCTGGCATAGACCTGTATTTCAGAACATGTTTGGCTCTTTCCAGATCATCACTGAACTTTTCTATATTTTCCTGGTTATTAAATTTTAACTCCCACTCGCATACCTGATCAACAAAAGATCGATGGCCTGATGTGATTAACAACTGTATCCCATCTTCCTGGGCAGCCTCAAACATTTTAATAAAAGATGCATAAACAGGACGTAAAAGATATATGTTTCGCTCCGTATGAAGCGTTGTTACCTTTATAAACATGGAATCTTTTGCAGGTCTTATTTTTCCCAATAAAAATTCTTTGGTGACACTATCGTTAAAAAAAGACAGAAACTTTTCTTCATCCGGATTTTGTTCTTTTTGATGAACAAACAAATTCTTTACTTTCTTAAAAAGAAAAGAAGCAGAAAAAGAATTCCGATCAGGTAATACCTGTGCATTTTTTTCCGTTAAAGATAAATGTGGCGCCTTTGTATTTTGGAAGTACCGTACCTTAATAACCACTCCGGAAATGACAATGACTAACGCAAAAACTACAAAACATAAAAAAAACAAATCCCTCTTCATAACACAAGACCCGAAAACATAAGTTGAACTTATATCCTCAAAGTAACAGAATTTTAAATAAAAAAAATACGATTTTTTACATCCCTACTGAAATACAATATTCACCATTTTTTGTGACATAAACAAATGAAAACTTCAAAAATGAAGAAGCAAAAAGTTAAAAAAAGCTAAAAACTATTTCCTGTGATTGATACCGGCCTTTCTTGCTTGTGAATGCTGAAGATGACGTTTTATATGATACAATGATCCGTCTTTCACAAGTTTTGATCCGGTCTGTTTGAACCAAAAAGAAATATCATGCTCCAAGCACAATTGCCGGATCTCCATTACCCAATCAAAGTCACATATCCGGGCTTCATTTCCCGATTCGCCCCCTACCACCACCTGTTCTATCCAGGGGCCAATATGAGGTCTTAAATTGATCCTTTCAAGGATAGGTTCACAGATGATTATTTTATGTTTTATGGGAGCTGTAACATACAGTGGAAGCCTGTAGTCTGCCATAGCCTGGTTCTCAACAGTACAGCAAATTGTTACATGCTCATAACCGGTTTCCCAATCTGCCGGTAAT encodes:
- a CDS encoding metallophosphoesterase, translated to MKNSFLIILFVVLPISAISQGIKITHGPYLQAVGENEVTIVWTTDKNAVSWVELAPSGSESFYSEERSPYYQTSNGNRVVGQLHKITISGLEKGTEYRYRIFSKEVLSYEGQHKVLYGNVVSSNVYSRKPFCFTTLDHNKQDISFVVINDIHSRVDDLQALTKDVKYGKTDMVILNGDMVSSMNDEQQFFSGFMDDAVKLFASEVPVFFARGNHETRGKFSVYFPEYFPTNTGKLYYSFRQGPVHFIVLDAGEDKPDSDIEYSGLAQFDAYRTEQQEWLKKELENELFKTAKYRIVVIHIPPLGSDWHGPLDVKKKFLPILDNAGITAMLCGHTHRYAYIDPDQTHDFPILINAHTTGLTIYATQNEMVV
- a CDS encoding M15 family metallopeptidase, which translates into the protein MFVHQKEQNPDEEKFLSFFNDSVTKEFLLGKIRPAKDSMFIKVTTLHTERNIYLLRPVYASFIKMFEAAQEDGIQLLITSGHRSFVDQVCEWELKFNNQENIEKFSDDLERAKHVLKYRSMPGTSRHHWGTDIDLNSIKTEYFETEKGQMVYNWLKENAHLYGFYQPYTIQDENRPVGYCEEKWHWSYIPIAGTLLDKYLEMISKDDIKGFRGDKTVGSLDLITNWVCGIDKKLLEKKEDQQNPYQNWQLKLYGHWDDRLQQGNWYYMDTYGNINKIAYESGVVVEEAKNIGLSSGLESLFYEVFQSRFTDRLLSLK
- a CDS encoding phage Gp37/Gp68 family protein translates to MASIWNPWHGCHKLSAGCKHCYVYRGDQKLGIDSRIVTQTKNFDLPVRKKKNGDYKLTSGTEVFTCFTSDFFVEDADQWRKEAWQMIRERNDLKFTMITKRIDRLHVELPADWETGYEHVTICCTVENQAMADYRLPLYVTAPIKHKIIICEPILERINLRPHIGPWIEQVVVGGESGNEARICDFDWVMEIRQLCLEHDISFWFKQTGSKLVKDGSLYHIKRHLQHSQARKAGINHRK